The nucleotide window GTTGGCGTCGTCCAGGGTGCGCAGCAGGTGGACGCCGGGCAGGCCGGCCGAGCCCGGCAGGGTGACCGGTTCGGCGCCGGTGGCGATCACCAGCCGGTCGTAGGGCAGCGGGCCGTCCGAGGTGATCACCTCGCGCTCGGCGGGGCGCAGCGCCTCGGCGCGCGAGCCGAGCCGCAGGTCGACGCGGAGGCCGGCGAAGTCCACCTCGAACGCCGAGCCGTCGGCGGCGCCGAGCAGGACGGCCTTGGACAGCGGCGGCCGGTCGTACGGCTGGTGGGGTTCGGCGCCCAGCAGGATGATCTCGCCGGGGAAGCCCTGGTCGCGCAGGCAGATCGCGGTCTGCACCCCGGCCATCCCGGCGCCGGCCACCACGACCCGCGCCACGTTCCCGTCCTCGGTCACGACAGTCTCGTCCTCGCTCACGCGATCACCGTAAACCCGTCGGGCCCCGGGGTCGCAGTCGTACGCGGCGAGATGTCTGACACACCGTCACACCAAGATCGCCGCGGGGCGGCGCGCGGGGCCGTCCGTCCCCGCCCTTAACCGGGGCGCCCGGCGCGTAATACAGTGGCTGCCGTATTGCACTCGCGGGAGCCCGGACGCACCGGGCTGAGAGGGCGGCTGGCCGGCCGCCGACCGTAGAACCTGATCCGGGTCATGCCGGCGAAGGGAGGAGCGGGATATCCATGTATCCGTCCACGCGTCCGCCGCGACCGGGGCACAGCCATGACGTGCTCGTGGTCGGCGGCGGCATCATCGGCCTGGTCACCGCCTGGCGGGCGGCCCAGCGCGGGCTGCGGACGGCGGTGGCCGATCCGGCGCCCGGCCGGGGCGCCGCCCGGGTGGCGGCCGGCATGCTGGCCCCGGTGACCGAGCTCCAGTACGGCGAGCAGACGCTGCTGGAGTTCAACCTGGCCTCGGCGCGGCGGTATCCGTCGTTCGCCGCCGAGCTGGCCGAGGCCACCGGGGCGGACATCGGCTACCGGGAGTGCGGCACGCTGGCGGTCGCGCTGGACGCCGACGACCGGGCGCAGCTTCGTGAACTCCACGCGTTCCAGGGGTCGTTGGGGCTGAGCGCGCAGTGGCTCAGCGGCCGGGAGTGCCGGCGTCTGGAACCGATGCTCTCCCCCGCGGTCCGCGGCGGCCTGCGGGTGGACGGCGACCACCAGACCGATCCGCGCCGGCTCGCCGCCGCCCTGCTGCGCGCCGCCGAGCTGGCCGGGGTGGTCCTGCACCGTGCCGAGGCCGCCCGGATCGAGGTGGCCGGCGACCGGGCGGTGGGCGCGGTGCTCTCCGACGGCACGTTCGTGGCGGCCGGCCGCACCGTGCTCGCCGCGGGGAGCTGGAGCGGCACCGTCGCCGGGGTGCCCGAGCACGTGCTGCCGCCGGTGCGCCCGGTCAAGGGCCAGGTGCTGCGGCTGCGGATGCCGCCGGGGGCCACCCCGTTCCTGTCCCGCACCGTCCGCGCCGTGGTGCGCGGCGGCCACGTCTACCTGGTGCCCCGGGAGAACGGGGAGCTGGTGATCGGGGCCACCAGCGAGGAACTGGGGTGGGACACCACGGTCACCGCGGGCGGCGTGTACGAGCTGCTGCGCGACGCCCACGAACTGGTGCCCGGGGTCACCGAGCTGGCGCTGACCGAGACGATCGCGGGGCTGCGGCCCGGCTCGCCGGACAACGCGCCCGTCCTCGGCCCCACCGAGCTGCCCGGGCTGCTGCTGGCCACCGGCCACCACCGCAACGGGGTGCTGCTGACCCCGGTGACCGGGGACGTGATGGCCGAGGTGCTCACCACCGGCGAACTGCCGGACGCCGCCCGCCCGTTCTCGCCCCGCCGCTTCGCCGGCCCGTCCTCTTCCGCTTCCGCCACCACCACCGCACGCAGCGAGGTGTCGTCCGCATGACCGTCCCGTCCATGGTGACCGTCTCGCTCAACGGCGAGTCCCGCGAGGTCCCGGCGGACCTCACCCTCGACCGGCTCGTCGCCACCTTGACCACCGCCCACTCCGGGGTGGCCGCCGCCGTCAACGAGACGGTGGTGCCCCGGGGCGCGTGGAGCTCCACCCCGCTCGGCGACGGCGACCGCGTCGAGGTCCTCACCGCAGTCCAGGGAGGCTGACCGATGGCCGACGACCCGCTCGTCATCGCCGGTACCACCTTCTCGTCCCGGCTGATCATGGGCACCGGCGGTGCTCCCAGCCTGGAGACGCTGGAGCAGGCGCTGCTCGCCTCCGGCACCGAGCTGACCACGGTGGCCATGCGCCGCCTCGACCCGGCCGTCAAGGGCTCGGTGCTCTCGGTGCTGGACCGGCACGGCATCCGGGTGCTGCCCAACACCGCGGGGTGTTTCACCGCGGGCGAGGCGGTGCTCACCGCCCGGCTGGCCCGGGAGGCGCTGGGCACCGACTGGGTCAAGCTGGAGGTGGTGGCCGACGAGCGCACGCTGCTGCCCGACCCGGTCGAACTCCTCGACGCCGCCGAGACGTTGGTGGACGACGGCTTCACCGTGCTGCCGTACACCAACGACGACCCGGTGCTCGCCCGCAAGCTGGAGGACGTGGGGTGCGCCGCGGTGATGCCGCTGGGCTCGCCGATCGGTTCCGGGCTGGGGATCCGCAACCCGCACAACTTCCAGCTCATCACCGAGCGCGCCCAGGTGCCGGTGATCATGGACGCGGGGGCCGGGACCGCCTCGGACGCGGCGTTCGCCATGGAGCTGGGGTGCGCGGCGGTGCTGCTGGCCTCGGCGGTGACCCGGGCGCAGCGTCCGGTGCTGATGGCCGAGGCGATGCGGCACGCGGTGGAGGCCGGCCGGCTCGCCCACCGCGCCGGCCGCATCCCCCGCCGCCACCACGCCCTGGCCTCCTCACCGGTGGACGGGGTCGCCGCCTTCGACCCGGAGCGCCCGGCGTTCTGACCTGGGGCCGCGGCGGTCGGTCCCGGCCGTCGCGGCTCGTAGACTGACCTGTCGTGGATACGACCCTGCGCGACCCGCTGATCGGCCGGGCGCTCGACGGCCGGTACCGGATCGAGGCGCGGATCGCGGTGGGCGGGATGGCCACCGTCTACCGGGCCGTGGACACCCGGCTGGACCGGGTGCTCGCGGTGAAGGTGATGCACCCCTCGCTCGCCGCCGACGCGGCCTTCGTCGAGCGTTTCATCCGGGAGGCCAAGTCGGTCGCGCGGCTGGACCACCCCAACGTGGTGGGCGTCTACGACCAGGGCACCGACGGCGACTACGGCTACCTGGCGATGGAGTACGTGGCCGGGTGCACGCTGCGGGACGTGCTGCGGGAGCAGGGGGCGCTCACCCCGCGGGCCGCGCTCGACGTGCTGGAGCCGATCGCGGCGGCGCTGGGCGCGGCCCACCGTTCCGGTCTGGTGCACCGGGACATGAAGCCGGAGAACGTGCTGATCGGGTCGGACGGCCGGGTCAAGGTCGCCGACTTCGGGCTGGTGCGCGCGGTCGGCAACGAGACCACGGCGACCAGCGGTTCGGTGCTGGGCACGGTGTCGTACCTGGCCCCGGAGCAGATCGAGGACGGCTCGGCTGACCAGCGCACCGACGTCTACGCGTGCGGGGTGCTGCTCTACGAGATGCTCACCGGGGCCAAGGCGCGTTCCGGCGCCACCCCGGGTGCCGTGCTCTACCAGCACCTCAACGAGGACGTCCCGGCGCCCTCGGCGGCCGCCCCCGGGCTGGCGCCGGGCCTGGACGACCTGGTGGCGCGGGCCGCCGCCCGGGACCCCGGTGAACGTCCGGCGGACGCCGTCGCGCTGCTGGCCCTGGTGCGGCAGGTACGGGCCGGGCTCACCGGCGAGCAGCTCGACGCGGTGCCGCCGACCGCCCGCACGCCGCTGGCGCCGGGCGCCGAGGACCGTACCGCCGTGGTGCCCCGGCCCGGCGGCGGCCCGGCCGAGGGGGCGGTGGACCGCACCGCCCGCTTCCAGGTGCCGCCGGATCTGGTGCGCGAGGAGACGGTGGCCCCGGCGGTGCGCCGTCCCTCCCGGCGCGGGTTGATCGCGCTGCTGGTCGCGCTGGCGGTGCTGGTGTGCGGCGGGGCGGTGGTCTGGTACGTCGGCTCGGGCCAGTTCACCTCGGTGCCGCCG belongs to Streptantibioticus cattleyicolor NRRL 8057 = DSM 46488 and includes:
- a CDS encoding thiazole synthase, with amino-acid sequence MADDPLVIAGTTFSSRLIMGTGGAPSLETLEQALLASGTELTTVAMRRLDPAVKGSVLSVLDRHGIRVLPNTAGCFTAGEAVLTARLAREALGTDWVKLEVVADERTLLPDPVELLDAAETLVDDGFTVLPYTNDDPVLARKLEDVGCAAVMPLGSPIGSGLGIRNPHNFQLITERAQVPVIMDAGAGTASDAAFAMELGCAAVLLASAVTRAQRPVLMAEAMRHAVEAGRLAHRAGRIPRRHHALASSPVDGVAAFDPERPAF
- the pknB gene encoding Stk1 family PASTA domain-containing Ser/Thr kinase yields the protein MDTTLRDPLIGRALDGRYRIEARIAVGGMATVYRAVDTRLDRVLAVKVMHPSLAADAAFVERFIREAKSVARLDHPNVVGVYDQGTDGDYGYLAMEYVAGCTLRDVLREQGALTPRAALDVLEPIAAALGAAHRSGLVHRDMKPENVLIGSDGRVKVADFGLVRAVGNETTATSGSVLGTVSYLAPEQIEDGSADQRTDVYACGVLLYEMLTGAKARSGATPGAVLYQHLNEDVPAPSAAAPGLAPGLDDLVARAAARDPGERPADAVALLALVRQVRAGLTGEQLDAVPPTARTPLAPGAEDRTAVVPRPGGGPAEGAVDRTARFQVPPDLVREETVAPAVRRPSRRGLIALLVALAVLVCGGAVVWYVGSGQFTSVPPVLALTQDEAGKRLRAAGLGVSFGEAWSETVAKGRVVSTDPGPGARIRGNGTVRVVVSRGPHRVAVPDVTGQPLDAARDRISGAGLTPGTVAKAFSDSVPAGSVISTDPAKGTARKSGDAVAFTVSKGRPVPVPDVTGKTVSDAEQALTGAGLKVEVSGTPVYSDAVPKDSVAQQSPGHGTQAAAGDTVTLTVSKGQQLFKVPDVTGKDVDEATRILQQAGFKVSVIQVFFTGKVFNQSPGGGSTQPKNTTITLWAR
- the thiS gene encoding sulfur carrier protein ThiS — translated: MTVPSMVTVSLNGESREVPADLTLDRLVATLTTAHSGVAAAVNETVVPRGAWSSTPLGDGDRVEVLTAVQGG
- the thiO gene encoding glycine oxidase ThiO; protein product: MYPSTRPPRPGHSHDVLVVGGGIIGLVTAWRAAQRGLRTAVADPAPGRGAARVAAGMLAPVTELQYGEQTLLEFNLASARRYPSFAAELAEATGADIGYRECGTLAVALDADDRAQLRELHAFQGSLGLSAQWLSGRECRRLEPMLSPAVRGGLRVDGDHQTDPRRLAAALLRAAELAGVVLHRAEAARIEVAGDRAVGAVLSDGTFVAAGRTVLAAGSWSGTVAGVPEHVLPPVRPVKGQVLRLRMPPGATPFLSRTVRAVVRGGHVYLVPRENGELVIGATSEELGWDTTVTAGGVYELLRDAHELVPGVTELALTETIAGLRPGSPDNAPVLGPTELPGLLLATGHHRNGVLLTPVTGDVMAEVLTTGELPDAARPFSPRRFAGPSSSASATTTARSEVSSA